The nucleotide window TGTTTGGTGCCGAGGAACGAGCGCACATTTATCAATCAGAACATGCTTTTGTGAACAAGTTAAAGATTCATCATgcagaacacagaaaaataactgagCACTTAGTACagagaatgaaatgaatgacGCAGCTGCTAGAAACAGAGGGCTCTAAGAATCTGAacttttttgtgtgaaatatcaAGACTGTGATggaaagatataaaaaaaaaagcccagaggATGCAGAACAAGAGAGAGGATTATTCAGATATAGGAGTCTGGTCAAAATGACTATAACCAGAAAAAATTCCTTCAGGCCACATTAAAGAACCGGTAATAGAGTTAGAGGATCCTCTTGAGGGCATACTTCAGCCAACTGTAGTTTTGTTCAGTTTAACTCATACAATAGCTTAACACTATACAGCCTGTTAGATAGAACTTTGTTTTATTGCGTTTTTGCAGCTTTACAGGTCCAAATACAATGCATCACATCTGATGCAACCATTTGCTAGATAGTGAAATTTATATAGGATAAAtaatatttctacatttattcTCTATTTCAATTTGAAAGTGGGCACAAGCACAAGATACAAACAAGTTCAAATATGCACATGTGGAAAGGATTTAGCACATTTAGGGCATCTGTAGGCACACCTCAGACTTACTATTGGTCTCTATGAGCAACgtaagacataaaaaaagaaacagttggTGAAGATAGACATTTATTTCAGTGGGTATTGGGTCAACATGGCAATGCCTGGGTATCACGTTTGCACAAAAATCTGAAGAATTtagaaacataaatattttctttacagtaTAGTACAGTAACAAAGTATTATCCCACTTATGCCCAAGTTTCAAAGTGGTCAACAAAAACCCCCTTTTTTGTGTTCAATGTGGTTGGGATCACATGCTTTGATTTGAACACTCATGCTCATGAACACTCATGCTCATTTGGCAatgatgaagtttttttttcacatttgcttcAAGTGCAAGAAGGAAATTAAAACTGTCATGCAAAGAAACATTTCTTCAAGTGATCTGGTGAATTCTCCACACGTCTCTGCATAGAACagtttgattgaaaaaataataatgttcgGCCGTATGtattaaaatgtgtcaaatcGGTTGCATGAGTTCTTCCTTTTCAGGATGGATGGCATTATGTCAGGCCCATAAGCTTGTAACTGGAAGCACTCTGCAGCATTACTGATCCACGTCCGTCTAAGGAAACTAGATGACGTTTTCAAAGAGCTGCATGGAAGCCATTATATTTTCATCctgttgagaaaataaaacagatgcaAGAGATGCATGTACTGTTGTGCAAAAAGCCGCACAAAGTCAGTCAATCACGACGGTTTGAAACTTCAGTTTTACCACATCAGTCAGATTTATGATTGGTTTACCTTTTGGCAGGTTTCTATGAATTCATCTATAGTCACCACTCCATCTCTGTTACGGTCCATTTTCTGAAATGACATGTACAGGAGAGAGACTTTTCATATTTAGTCAAGTAGGAAATTAAGAGAGTAAAATACTTTATGTACTGGTCAAGCTGATGTAAACACCTTCCTAAAAACATGAACTCGACAGGATATTCATCTAAGGTTCAAAAGTGTGTCATGAAATCACAGTGATAAACTGTTGGTTTAGAAGAGGTTTGGCCCTCAAATTTTTTGATATGAAAATCCAGAGATAGCCCACGCCAAAAACTGGACGGGACCAATCAAAAGTTGAGTTGGAGTTTTAggttttaggttgtttttttttcagaaatctcAAAGATAACGTCTAGTTTGTGAAAGTAAATTTTCGATAGTCtgtgaaattggaaaaaaaaaaaaactctgtagTGAAGGTGTTTCAGGAGATTCAGCTGGACTGGAAGAATGTGTGAACATAAGGTTTTTAATTGTGTGTTGAAAATTTTAGAGATAACTGACCTTTGTCCACTGCTTGTGATTCagtattataaaaaaacaactttcagtGTGTAATTAGGTACAGTTCCACAGGTTGTGGTGTTGGATCAGTGCAGAATCTGGATGAATCTGGTTTAGTAGATTCATAGATAACACACCTGGAAGAATTTCTCCACATGCTCAAAGGGGGAGTCATCTCGTACACTGGGTAAGGTATACCTGCCCATCATGTCATAAATGGACGTCATTATTGCCAACATTTCCtgcagggaaaaacaaaaaaacaaaaaacccagaaCAAAcgaacaaattaaaaaaaaaaactgcaacagattTTGATATGATATTTTTCTCATGAGAATGCTGACTGTACCTCTTTAGTAATGTAGCCATCCTTGTTGATATCGTATAGATTAAACGCCCATCGGAGTTTCTCTGTAACTGAGCCTCTAAGCAACACAGACAATCCTAACACAAAGTCCTGTAAAACAAAGATCATTGCAGCCgacttaaaacaaaaactatatCCATGTCACCCTTGATTACTGACCACAGGAAATGAGACATCAACAGACATGAAGACCTCGGTTAACTCACCTCAAACCGGATGGAGCCATTTCTGTCCATGTCAAATGCGTTGAACAAGAAATGTGCATATGTGGTCGCATCTGAGAACAAATAATGGGTTGAAAATTAACATCAAA belongs to Xiphias gladius isolate SHS-SW01 ecotype Sanya breed wild chromosome 20, ASM1685928v1, whole genome shotgun sequence and includes:
- the LOC120806692 gene encoding calsenilin-like: MEADEKVVDGGLLPDANGKDPNPSGQTEGSKWQKPRLSRKSLMKCCLVKWIIASTTQQGPDSSDSDLELSMVRHQPEGLEQLQAQTQFTRKELQSLYRGFKNECPSGLVDEETFKTIYSQFFPQGDATTYAHFLFNAFDMDRNGSIRFEDFVLGLSVLLRGSVTEKLRWAFNLYDINKDGYITKEEMLAIMTSIYDMMGRYTLPSVRDDSPFEHVEKFFQKMDRNRDGVVTIDEFIETCQKDENIMASMQLFENVI